The Daphnia magna isolate NIES linkage group LG6, ASM2063170v1.1, whole genome shotgun sequence genome segment CTCTGTTGCTCGTGTATCGGCCCCGAGAATCACACCATCCTTAAAAATGAAACCAGCAATGGTTGTTCCCGTTTTGACAGCTTTGGGAGCCGGAAAACCTTGGTTGGCCATGAAATTGTTCCTGGAGGAAAATGTTATAATAGTGACATTTCACACTAAATtagaatataaaataaataagttgATTTTACCTTTgacaattttcaaaagaaaatcctCCCTTTGGAATATTTACCACTTTTGTAGACGCCATGACGATATGCTAGAAAAACTGATGCTTCAGAGACAACAGTCAGGTCGCTCAAAATTGTCGTCGACTGTTCACAAAGTGAAAATCATCGCAGTGttgcctatgttattcaaaaCATGTTTTCGCAatgtattttcattttttaattttttattatatgtAATTGAATAACCTAATGCAGCAAAATGTGCATAACTAATTCTAACAGATccaattttaaaattaagatATTTAACTGTTTGAATCCGTGAACGCTCTCTAGGCTCTACTATGTTGCCCATCCATAAGAAAATCCAAACTTTAGTTCTAACTCTCTATTTGTATTTTACGCAACACAATCACCATGAAACTAACAAAAACTTTACTTtcgaatttttatttgacgaCTACGACAGAACTCATTCGACTGGTTTAATGGTGATATACCTGGAACCTATGTAGGCAACCAGAACAGTTCCAGCTACAAAGACAATCACAAACATGTAAAAGCTTTCTTCATCAAATAAATCAGTGAAGGCAGGAACTTGTGAATAAAGGTTTTCAATCATCTTCATAGAACCAGGATCCCGGCCTGGGAATTTGCGttcattcattttcttgtGGCTTTGGGCTTTCCTCCTGCTTTAGTTCCAGCACCAGCAGCAATTTTACCTGCAACTTTTCCTagaatttcttcttcctttggAATCAAAGGTACTACAATTTTGTTAAATTCTTGAAGAACTTCTAAGGTATTTAGATGTTCTGTTTTGAATAATAGTTTCTTGCCCTCATCTGCATAAAGAGATTGATAAGAAAAGATGTACAACCTACTAAATAAATGATTGACATGGTAAAAAGTTGATTTACCAAGTGTGATTGATATTGTTGGTTCACAGTTATCTGCAATATCTGTCTTGATAAGGCAACGAGGATTTGTATTCACAACTTTTTGAGAAGAAAATAGGAACATACAATCCCTAAGAAAAATAATGTTAAAGATGCCTCATGGGTCAGACTTGTcataggttttttttttcaatacctGATGGTCTTCACGTTCGGCTGGAAGGGGTCAAATTTGAATACTACTTGCTTTATTGGTTTCAAATTAACACTCTTGAGTTGTTTTCCAATAGCAGAATATATCCCAGCAGATCTAGTGAATCCTCCCGAAAACGGAACAGACATGGCAgatcaacaaagaaaacaatttggGGTGAAATTTTCAGAGCATGCGTGAAGGATAAACGTGATCAACAGAAAGCAGACGAGAATCTGAACCTCTGAACGTCGACTGCTTGTTCCGCATTTCTTATTCTTAGTTGTCGTAGTTTGGACGCACGTGTTTAACTTGTCCGGTTTAAGGTAAAGTAGAATCATAAATTTCTAGTCTCCTCAACGATAATTTTTAATCATCTCTACAGGATGCCTAAGCTTTCCTACTTTGACTGTGACCCTATGTTCTGTCCTAATTGTGGTGCAATATTACCTACCCTGGGAACAAGAGGTGGAATAGTATGTGTTGTCTGCAAATTCGAAGTAGATATCGAAGTTATGGAAGAAGTGGTGGTTAAGTATACCGTTCAATTCAACAACAGAAGCGACTATATTGAAGaacaacaactgaaatctGCCCAGAGCAAAACTGAAGGACCATTGGTAGAGCGCAAGTGCTCCAAGTGTGGGAATGATACCATGTCATATGCATCACTTCAATTGCGGTCAGCTGATGAAGGCCAAACAATTTTCTACACATGCACCAAGTGTCAACACAAAGAAACTGAAAATTCTTAAGAAAGCTAAGAAAAGAACTTCATTGTATTTCAAATATACATATATCACGTATCACTTAAAATTTGGTAATAAAAGTGGGATGCAAAGAATAATTGCACCTAACACTGGAGAAGTATAATTTTATTATGACTTAGAAATTCCCTGACTGATGGCTCCCAGCATatatttgtttgatttttgaattGTTGTTATGAAACACTGCTTCTGGCCTTCAGGTATTTTTAATTGCACCATTTTACTCAGGTatacttaatatttaatatttctgtttatttattaCCGCAAATTGTTAGGTGTGTGATTAGTGGTTCCATATCGTCGCGTATCCGAAATAGCAGCATAGTCTGGATTGTTACAAAATCGAGCATTCATGGCTTGTGAGCTCTGCAGTACTTGGTAGGCATCTGGTCTTTTTTCTGGTGTTGGATGTATGCATGTCACTACTAGTTGGCGAAGCTGTTAACACAAAATGAGTAATATGCCAAGTTATCTCATGAATGATTCACAACCTCGTGACTGTAGTGAGTTGAAGGAATCGGAGGGTATTCACATCTCTCAATCTTTTGGCAGAGAGAgaacaaatttgttttctctccATAGAAAGGTGATTGAAGAGCGGCCATCTGTCACGAGAAATTCAGTTTCCTTAAATGAACATGCAAAAATCGTAGTAGCTCCTACCTCGTATAAAAGGCAGCCCAGCGACCAAA includes the following:
- the LOC116925621 gene encoding 39S ribosomal protein L53, mitochondrial, with protein sequence MSVPFSGGFTRSAGIYSAIGKQLKSVNLKPIKQVVFKFDPFQPNVKTIRDCMFLFSSQKVVNTNPRCLIKTDIADNCEPTISITLDEGKKLLFKTEHLNTLEVLQEFNKIVVPLIPKEEEILGKVAGKIAAGAGTKAGGKPKATRK
- the LOC123473754 gene encoding DNA-directed RNA polymerase I subunit RPA12-like, whose amino-acid sequence is MPKLSYFDCDPMFCPNCGAILPTLGTRGGIVCVVCKFEVDIEVMEEVVVKYTVQFNNRSDYIEEQQLKSAQSKTEGPLVERKCSKCGNDTMSYASLQLRSADEGQTIFYTCTKCQHKETENS